From Oncorhynchus keta strain PuntledgeMale-10-30-2019 unplaced genomic scaffold, Oket_V2 Un_contig_3396_pilon_pilon, whole genome shotgun sequence:
ACACCTGTTGTCAGTTTACACTCGACTGAAATCTCCTCTTTGTTTCACTTGAGTGAGTCTAGACTATAATTATGAATACCTGCGGGAAATATGGTAACTTACCATTAATTAATTATGTGTCACAAATGCAACAGAAGATGGTGACTAATACTATTACTGTTGGAGTTGATCGTCCTTGGTCAGTCAAGTGAGATACATGGAGTCAAAGTGATAGGGTTATTTCTTCTTTTTTATAGGGGCCTACGCCTCAGACATTATTGAAAGTCGGGACAAAAGCAACTTTTtctcacaatttaaaaaaaatattaacatTTGAAATatgtattattttttatataGCAAAGTATCAGCCCTCACACCGTGTAAAGAATCAAATAAGCTCTTCATGAAATGTTTTTCTTAATAAAATGCACCTAAATATACAAAATGTATGGTGGTATAAAAAAcgtactgtatactgtaccaacacaatacattatgTTGATGTGCTATAATACAGTGGTGAAAAAGTACCCAAAAGTCATACTTGACTAAAAGTAAAGATcatttaatagaaaatgacaaaaataaaagtctaaaggtatttggttttaaataccCTTGAAAAGAATTGTATAAATATAAGAGAAACAAAACATCCCCGTACAGAGCCTAACATTTTTGTTTAACAAACTTTTTCAACAAGTGCTTTTCAACTGGTTTCTCCTGCTACAGAGGCTGTAGCTTTACTGATCTCTGTTGGTACATTTTCCTCTGTCGTAAACAGAGTATCTGAGCTACTCTCTATTGCTGTACTAGTTGTATCTGAACTGGTGTCTCCTGGTCTGGAGGGTGCACCTGAACTGGTGTCTCCTGGTCGGGAGGGTGCACCTGAACTGGTGTATCCTGGTCTGGAGGGTGCACCTGAACTGGTGTATCCTGGTCTGGAGGGTGCACCTGAACTGGTGTATCCTGGTCTGGAGGGTGCACCTGAACTGGTGTATCCTGGTCTGGAGGGTGCACCTGAACTGGTGTATCCTGGTCTGGAGGGTGCACCTGAACTGGTGTCTCCTGGTCTGGAGGGTGCACCTGAACTGGTGTATCCTGGTCTGGAGGGTGCACTTGAACTGGTGTCTCCTGGTCTGGAGGGTGCACTTGAACTGGTGTCTCCTGGTCTGGAGGATGCACCTGAACTAGTGTCTCCTGGTCCGGAGGGTGCACCTGAACTGGTGTCTTCTGGTCTGGAGGGTGCACCTGAACTGGTGTCTCCTGGTCTGGAGGGTGCACCTGAACTGGTGTCTCCTGGTCTGGAGGGTGCACCTGAACTGGTGTCTCCTGATCTGGAGGGTGCACCTGAACTGGTGTCTCCTGGTCTGGAGGGTGCACCTGAACTGGTGTCTCCTGGTCTGGAGGGTGCACCTGAACTGGTGTCTCCTGGTCTGGAGGGTGCACCTGAACTGGTGTCTCCTGGTCTGGAGGGTGCACCTGAACTGGTGTCTCCTGGTCTGGAGGGTGCACCTGAACTGGTGTCTCCTGATCTGGAGGGTGCACCTGAACTGGTCTTTACTGGATTGGATAGAGTACCACTGACCACCTTTGGACTAAATGCTGTGACTATAGGAAGAGCTGACAATCCTGGACTGCTTCTATCAGGAGTGTCTGTACTGTCTGACACTGAGTTAGTGGGTCTCCTCAGACCTGATAGGTCaggtgttcctctctctctgtctacctgacCACTGCTCCTCTGGGTTTCCATTGTTTTCAACACACTTCCTTGTTCTACACCCATCTGGTTAACATATATTATAGATGATGGTTTTGGGGCGAGAGGTGGTGGGGGGGCTTTTTGGGGGAGTGTTTGTTTGGGAGAAGTTGggctctttcttttctctcccttctgtgtctcttctcctttcttccctctttcttctccctctcctttcacctGCTCTTCTTCATtattttcagtctctctctcttgtccatttctttctcctccatcatctctcctatCTGTAACTTcttgcccctctccctcctctgtcactGAATCATCTCCTCCTACCTTCTCTTTCTCAACATCTTCTCCGTCCTCTCTtgtcccctcctcctttcctccactctcttcctctaaGATGAGGACTTTCTGGGGCATAAGCTGTCCatctcccgctccctctctctctgtgccataACCAGCCATGCTTTGGTCAGTTCCTCTCCCATGATGCTCTCTGCTGTGCTGTGTCTCCAGAGTCTGTGGGTACGGTGAATTATAGTTAAGGCTGCTCCGAGGTGGTTTTGGAGGAGCAGTTTGGACAGAATCTTGGGTAACAGTCCCCAAGGTAACGTTCATGTTCTGTTTGGATTCTGTGTTCTGCTCTTTTTCTTCCCTCTGTTTCTTTCCGGACTCCCGACCCCAAACCTGATTCTGGTTGTTCAGTTTGAACGGGATAttactcacaataacatctgtttCAGTGGATCGTGCCTTGTCTAGTAATGGTTTCTTCTCTCCCTCACCATCTCCAGTTTTCACAGCCTCACTGGTCTGGTTGATCTGACTGACCCTGTCCTTTAGTTCTTCATCTAGTAATAGCTTATTCTCCTCTTCCACAATCTCTGCCTGTCTGATTGCCACCGCCTTCTCTCGATCCTCTTCAAGATGGCTGGCATTCCCTGTGCTCCGCAAATCTAGAGGAACAAAAACaaaggagagaaaagaagggAAGTCAGTGGGTATGCAGGTATGGAGCGACTAGAGGGCTTAGAAACAAAGGGAAATGCAACTTCAGACAAAGTGACAGATTTTCTTCAGTTGATTTTGAGTCTAAACGGAACACAATGAATCAACACAATGTCAATGCAACGTCAAGGAGATTCATAATAAAGAACCCTGTTATAAGATATTACTGTCCTTAATGAAAGACATGGGCTTACCTTTGGAACACTTCTTGACGAGCCAGACCACAACAGCAACCACAACAGCAACCAACAAGACACCTGCACAAATACCAGTGTAGATGTAGATCTCAGGattacctgacacacacacatacagacagatacacacaggtCAGGTAACATGGTCAGTGGAAACTGAACAAAGGAATTCCTATTTCTTTATCAACAGCGTTAAAATACTTTAACATGATTTAACCTTGACAGTCATTGCTGCTGTAGGTCAGTGTCTTCTCACTGACTGGGTTCCTGGCCTCACAGGTGTAGCTGACTGACTCTGGGGATTTGATGTTGTAGTGCTGTCCATTCTGCTCCTGGCTCCACATCTCCCCCTGGTGGTCAGGCCAAGACCAGCGATACTCCACCAGTGGACCCTCAGCACTGCAGTGAATTGTTGCCATGGTACCGTTCAATTCACAGGTGACTTCAAGTTGTGATACTGGGTCTGAGGAtggaaatggaggagaggag
This genomic window contains:
- the LOC118372376 gene encoding nucleolar and coiled-body phosphoprotein 1-like isoform X41 produces the protein MADQGISTPSVIGLVTIFCCIYGGQFVNAAGPSTTRYVITNGNVILNPGIRGGVLQEILWKHGVNKAVEWGTDGIQEFRDFKGRTSLNTTTGEITIRQLTKQLSGVYEAECMIGQKIQTFQQRVKVIDPVSQLEVTCELNGTMATIHCSAEGPLVEYRWSWPDHQGEMWSQEQNGQHYNIKSPESVSYTCEARNPVSEKTLTYSSNDCQGNPEIYIYTGICAGVLLVAVVVAVVVWLVKKCSKDLRSTGNASHLEEDREKAVAIRQAEIVEEENKLLLDEELKDRVSQINQTSEAVKTGDGEGEKKPLLDKARSTETDVIVSNIPFKLNNQNQVWGRESGKKQREEKEQNTESKQNMNVTLGTVTQDSVQTAPPKPPRSSLNYNSPYPQTLETQHSREHHGRGTDQSMAGYGTEREGAGDGQLMPQKVLILEEESGGKEEGTREDGEDVEKEKVGGDDSVTEEGEGQEVTDRRDDGGERNGQERETENNEEEQVKGEGEERGKKGEETQKGEKRKSPTSPKQTLPQKAPPPPLAPKPSSIIYVNQMGVEQGSVLKTMETQRSSGQVDRERGTPDLSGLRRPTNSVSDSTDTPDRSSPGLSALPIVTAFSPKVVSGTLSNPVKTSSGAPSRSGDTSSGAPSRPGDTSSGAPSRPGDTSSGAPSRPGDTSSGAPSRPGDTSSGAPSRPGDTSSGAPSRPGYTSSGAPSRPGYTSSGAPSRPGYTSSGAPSRPGDTSSDTTSTAIESSSDTLFTTEENVPTEISKATASVAGETS
- the LOC118372376 gene encoding nucleolar and coiled-body phosphoprotein 1-like isoform X43, producing the protein MADQGISTPSVIGLVTIFCCIYGGQFVNAAGPSTTRYVITNGNVILNPGIRGGVLQEILWKHGVNKAVEWGTDGIQEFRDFKGRTSLNTTTGEITIRQLTKQLSGVYEAECMIGQKIQTFQQRVKVIDPVSQLEVTCELNGTMATIHCSAEGPLVEYRWSWPDHQGEMWSQEQNGQHYNIKSPESVSYTCEARNPVSEKTLTYSSNDCQGNPEIYIYTGICAGVLLVAVVVAVVVWLVKKCSKDLRSTGNASHLEEDREKAVAIRQAEIVEEENKLLLDEELKDRVSQINQTSEAVKTGDGEGEKKPLLDKARSTETDVIVSNIPFKLNNQNQVWGRESGKKQREEKEQNTESKQNMNVTLGTVTQDSVQTAPPKPPRSSLNYNSPYPQTLETQHSREHHGRGTDQSMAGYGTEREGAGDGQLMPQKVLILEEESGGKEEGTREDGEDVEKEKVGGDDSVTEEGEGQEVTDRRDDGGERNGQERETENNEEEQVKGEGEERGKKGEETQKGEKRKSPTSPKQTLPQKAPPPPLAPKPSSIIYVNQMGVEQGSVLKTMETQRSSGQVDRERGTPDLSGLRRPTNSVSDSTDTPDRSSPGLSALPIVTAFSPKVVSGTLSNPVKTSSGAPSRSGDTSSGAPSRPGDTSSGAPSRPGDTSSGAPSRPGDTSSGAPSRPGDTSSGAPSRPGDTSSGAPSRPGDTSSGAPSRPGDTSSGAPSRPGDTSSDTTSTAIESSSDTLFTTEENVPTEISKATASVAGETS
- the LOC118372376 gene encoding nucleolar and coiled-body phosphoprotein 1-like isoform X45, with the translated sequence MADQGISTPSVIGLVTIFCCIYGGQFVNAAGPSTTRYVITNGNVILNPGIRGGVLQEILWKHGVNKAVEWGTDGIQEFRDFKGRTSLNTTTGEITIRQLTKQLSGVYEAECMIGQKIQTFQQRVKVIDPVSQLEVTCELNGTMATIHCSAEGPLVEYRWSWPDHQGEMWSQEQNGQHYNIKSPESVSYTCEARNPVSEKTLTYSSNDCQGNPEIYIYTGICAGVLLVAVVVAVVVWLVKKCSKDLRSTGNASHLEEDREKAVAIRQAEIVEEENKLLLDEELKDRVSQINQTSEAVKTGDGEGEKKPLLDKARSTETDVIVSNIPFKLNNQNQVWGRESGKKQREEKEQNTESKQNMNVTLGTVTQDSVQTAPPKPPRSSLNYNSPYPQTLETQHSREHHGRGTDQSMAGYGTEREGAGDGQLMPQKVLILEEESGGKEEGTREDGEDVEKEKVGGDDSVTEEGEGQEVTDRRDDGGERNGQERETENNEEEQVKGEGEERGKKGEETQKGEKRKSPTSPKQTLPQKAPPPPLAPKPSSIIYVNQMGVEQGSVLKTMETQRSSGQVDRERGTPDLSGLRRPTNSVSDSTDTPDRSSPGLSALPIVTAFSPKVVSGTLSNPVKTSSGAPSRSGDTSSGAPSRPGDTSSGAPSRPGDTSSGAPSRPGDTSSGAPSRPGDTSSGAPSRPGDTSSGAPSRPGDTSSGAPSRPGDTSSGAPSRPGDTSSDTTSTAIESSSDTLFTTEENVPTEISKATASVAGETS
- the LOC118372376 gene encoding uncharacterized protein LOC118372376 isoform X36 yields the protein MADQGISTPSVIGLVTIFCCIYGGQFVNAAGPSTTRYVITNGNVILNPGIRGGVLQEILWKHGVNKAVEWGTDGIQEFRDFKGRTSLNTTTGEITIRQLTKQLSGVYEAECMIGQKIQTFQQRVKVIDPVSQLEVTCELNGTMATIHCSAEGPLVEYRWSWPDHQGEMWSQEQNGQHYNIKSPESVSYTCEARNPVSEKTLTYSSNDCQGNPEIYIYTGICAGVLLVAVVVAVVVWLVKKCSKDLRSTGNASHLEEDREKAVAIRQAEIVEEENKLLLDEELKDRVSQINQTSEAVKTGDGEGEKKPLLDKARSTETDVIVSNIPFKLNNQNQVWGRESGKKQREEKEQNTESKQNMNVTLGTVTQDSVQTAPPKPPRSSLNYNSPYPQTLETQHSREHHGRGTDQSMAGYGTEREGAGDGQLMPQKVLILEEESGGKEEGTREDGEDVEKEKVGGDDSVTEEGEGQEVTDRRDDGGERNGQERETENNEEEQVKGEGEERGKKGEETQKGEKRKSPTSPKQTLPQKAPPPPLAPKPSSIIYVNQMGVEQGSVLKTMETQRSSGQVDRERGTPDLSGLRRPTNSVSDSTDTPDRSSPGLSALPIVTAFSPKVVSGTLSNPVKTSSGAPSRSGDTSSGAPSRPGDTSSGAPSRPGDTSSGAPSRPGDTSSGAPSRPGDTSSGAPSRPGDTSSGAPSRSGDTSSGAPSRPGDTSSGAPSRPGDTSSGAPSRPEDTSSGAPSRPGDTSSDTTSTAIESSSDTLFTTEENVPTEISKATASVAGETS
- the LOC118372376 gene encoding uncharacterized protein LOC118372376 isoform X44, whose product is MADQGISTPSVIGLVTIFCCIYGGQFVNAAGPSTTRYVITNGNVILNPGIRGGVLQEILWKHGVNKAVEWGTDGIQEFRDFKGRTSLNTTTGEITIRQLTKQLSGVYEAECMIGQKIQTFQQRVKVIDPVSQLEVTCELNGTMATIHCSAEGPLVEYRWSWPDHQGEMWSQEQNGQHYNIKSPESVSYTCEARNPVSEKTLTYSSNDCQGNPEIYIYTGICAGVLLVAVVVAVVVWLVKKCSKDLRSTGNASHLEEDREKAVAIRQAEIVEEENKLLLDEELKDRVSQINQTSEAVKTGDGEGEKKPLLDKARSTETDVIVSNIPFKLNNQNQVWGRESGKKQREEKEQNTESKQNMNVTLGTVTQDSVQTAPPKPPRSSLNYNSPYPQTLETQHSREHHGRGTDQSMAGYGTEREGAGDGQLMPQKVLILEEESGGKEEGTREDGEDVEKEKVGGDDSVTEEGEGQEVTDRRDDGGERNGQERETENNEEEQVKGEGEERGKKGEETQKGEKRKSPTSPKQTLPQKAPPPPLAPKPSSIIYVNQMGVEQGSVLKTMETQRSSGQVDRERGTPDLSGLRRPTNSVSDSTDTPDRSSPGLSALPIVTAFSPKVVSGTLSNPVKTSSGAPSRSGDTSSGAPSRPGDTSSGAPSRPGDTSSGAPSRPGDTSSGAPSRPGDTSSGAPSRPGDTSSGAPSRPGDTSSGAPSRPEDTSSGAPSRPGDTSSDTTSTAIESSSDTLFTTEENVPTEISKATASVAGETS
- the LOC118372376 gene encoding nucleolar and coiled-body phosphoprotein 1-like isoform X50 — its product is MADQGISTPSVIGLVTIFCCIYGGQFVNAAGPSTTRYVITNGNVILNPGIRGGVLQEILWKHGVNKAVEWGTDGIQEFRDFKGRTSLNTTTGEITIRQLTKQLSGVYEAECMIGQKIQTFQQRVKVIDPVSQLEVTCELNGTMATIHCSAEGPLVEYRWSWPDHQGEMWSQEQNGQHYNIKSPESVSYTCEARNPVSEKTLTYSSNDCQGNPEIYIYTGICAGVLLVAVVVAVVVWLVKKCSKDLRSTGNASHLEEDREKAVAIRQAEIVEEENKLLLDEELKDRVSQINQTSEAVKTGDGEGEKKPLLDKARSTETDVIVSNIPFKLNNQNQVWGRESGKKQREEKEQNTESKQNMNVTLGTVTQDSVQTAPPKPPRSSLNYNSPYPQTLETQHSREHHGRGTDQSMAGYGTEREGAGDGQLMPQKVLILEEESGGKEEGTREDGEDVEKEKVGGDDSVTEEGEGQEVTDRRDDGGERNGQERETENNEEEQVKGEGEERGKKGEETQKGEKRKSPTSPKQTLPQKAPPPPLAPKPSSIIYVNQMGVEQGSVLKTMETQRSSGQVDRERGTPDLSGLRRPTNSVSDSTDTPDRSSPGLSALPIVTAFSPKVVSGTLSNPVKTSSGAPSRSGDTSSGAPSRPGDTSSGAPSRPGDTSSGAPSRPGDTSSGAPSRPGDTSSGAPSRPGDTSSGAPSRPGYTSSGAPSRPGDTSSDTTSTAIESSSDTLFTTEENVPTEISKATASVAGETS
- the LOC118372376 gene encoding uncharacterized protein LOC118372376 isoform X39, with translation MADQGISTPSVIGLVTIFCCIYGGQFVNAAGPSTTRYVITNGNVILNPGIRGGVLQEILWKHGVNKAVEWGTDGIQEFRDFKGRTSLNTTTGEITIRQLTKQLSGVYEAECMIGQKIQTFQQRVKVIDPVSQLEVTCELNGTMATIHCSAEGPLVEYRWSWPDHQGEMWSQEQNGQHYNIKSPESVSYTCEARNPVSEKTLTYSSNDCQGNPEIYIYTGICAGVLLVAVVVAVVVWLVKKCSKDLRSTGNASHLEEDREKAVAIRQAEIVEEENKLLLDEELKDRVSQINQTSEAVKTGDGEGEKKPLLDKARSTETDVIVSNIPFKLNNQNQVWGRESGKKQREEKEQNTESKQNMNVTLGTVTQDSVQTAPPKPPRSSLNYNSPYPQTLETQHSREHHGRGTDQSMAGYGTEREGAGDGQLMPQKVLILEEESGGKEEGTREDGEDVEKEKVGGDDSVTEEGEGQEVTDRRDDGGERNGQERETENNEEEQVKGEGEERGKKGEETQKGEKRKSPTSPKQTLPQKAPPPPLAPKPSSIIYVNQMGVEQGSVLKTMETQRSSGQVDRERGTPDLSGLRRPTNSVSDSTDTPDRSSPGLSALPIVTAFSPKVVSGTLSNPVKTSSGAPSRSGDTSSGAPSRPGDTSSGAPSRPGDTSSGAPSRPGDTSSGAPSRPGDTSSGAPSRPGDTSSGAPSRPGDTSSGAPSRPGDTSSGAPSRPEDTSSGAPSRPGDTSSDTTSTAIESSSDTLFTTEENVPTEISKATASVAGETS
- the LOC118372376 gene encoding nucleolar and coiled-body phosphoprotein 1-like isoform X47 yields the protein MADQGISTPSVIGLVTIFCCIYGGQFVNAAGPSTTRYVITNGNVILNPGIRGGVLQEILWKHGVNKAVEWGTDGIQEFRDFKGRTSLNTTTGEITIRQLTKQLSGVYEAECMIGQKIQTFQQRVKVIDPVSQLEVTCELNGTMATIHCSAEGPLVEYRWSWPDHQGEMWSQEQNGQHYNIKSPESVSYTCEARNPVSEKTLTYSSNDCQGNPEIYIYTGICAGVLLVAVVVAVVVWLVKKCSKDLRSTGNASHLEEDREKAVAIRQAEIVEEENKLLLDEELKDRVSQINQTSEAVKTGDGEGEKKPLLDKARSTETDVIVSNIPFKLNNQNQVWGRESGKKQREEKEQNTESKQNMNVTLGTVTQDSVQTAPPKPPRSSLNYNSPYPQTLETQHSREHHGRGTDQSMAGYGTEREGAGDGQLMPQKVLILEEESGGKEEGTREDGEDVEKEKVGGDDSVTEEGEGQEVTDRRDDGGERNGQERETENNEEEQVKGEGEERGKKGEETQKGEKRKSPTSPKQTLPQKAPPPPLAPKPSSIIYVNQMGVEQGSVLKTMETQRSSGQVDRERGTPDLSGLRRPTNSVSDSTDTPDRSSPGLSALPIVTAFSPKVVSGTLSNPVKTSSGAPSRSGDTSSGAPSRPGDTSSGAPSRPGDTSSGAPSRPGDTSSGAPSRPGDTSSGAPSRPGDTSSGAPSRPGDTSSGAPSRPGDTSSDTTSTAIESSSDTLFTTEENVPTEISKATASVAGETS
- the LOC118372376 gene encoding nucleolar and coiled-body phosphoprotein 1-like isoform X46, with amino-acid sequence MADQGISTPSVIGLVTIFCCIYGGQFVNAAGPSTTRYVITNGNVILNPGIRGGVLQEILWKHGVNKAVEWGTDGIQEFRDFKGRTSLNTTTGEITIRQLTKQLSGVYEAECMIGQKIQTFQQRVKVIDPVSQLEVTCELNGTMATIHCSAEGPLVEYRWSWPDHQGEMWSQEQNGQHYNIKSPESVSYTCEARNPVSEKTLTYSSNDCQGNPEIYIYTGICAGVLLVAVVVAVVVWLVKKCSKDLRSTGNASHLEEDREKAVAIRQAEIVEEENKLLLDEELKDRVSQINQTSEAVKTGDGEGEKKPLLDKARSTETDVIVSNIPFKLNNQNQVWGRESGKKQREEKEQNTESKQNMNVTLGTVTQDSVQTAPPKPPRSSLNYNSPYPQTLETQHSREHHGRGTDQSMAGYGTEREGAGDGQLMPQKVLILEEESGGKEEGTREDGEDVEKEKVGGDDSVTEEGEGQEVTDRRDDGGERNGQERETENNEEEQVKGEGEERGKKGEETQKGEKRKSPTSPKQTLPQKAPPPPLAPKPSSIIYVNQMGVEQGSVLKTMETQRSSGQVDRERGTPDLSGLRRPTNSVSDSTDTPDRSSPGLSALPIVTAFSPKVVSGTLSNPVKTSSGAPSRSGDTSSGAPSRPGDTSSGAPSRPGDTSSGAPSRPGDTSSGAPSRPGDTSSGAPSRPGYTSSGAPSRPGYTSSGAPSRPGYTSSGAPSRPGDTSSDTTSTAIESSSDTLFTTEENVPTEISKATASVAGETS
- the LOC118372376 gene encoding ribosome-binding protein 1-like isoform X18, with the protein product MADQGISTPSVIGLVTIFCCIYGGQFVNAAGPSTTRYVITNGNVILNPGIRGGVLQEILWKHGVNKAVEWGTDGIQEFRDFKGRTSLNTTTGEITIRQLTKQLSGVYEAECMIGQKIQTFQQRVKVIDPVSQLEVTCELNGTMATIHCSAEGPLVEYRWSWPDHQGEMWSQEQNGQHYNIKSPESVSYTCEARNPVSEKTLTYSSNDCQGNPEIYIYTGICAGVLLVAVVVAVVVWLVKKCSKDLRSTGNASHLEEDREKAVAIRQAEIVEEENKLLLDEELKDRVSQINQTSEAVKTGDGEGEKKPLLDKARSTETDVIVSNIPFKLNNQNQVWGRESGKKQREEKEQNTESKQNMNVTLGTVTQDSVQTAPPKPPRSSLNYNSPYPQTLETQHSREHHGRGTDQSMAGYGTEREGAGDGQLMPQKVLILEEESGGKEEGTREDGEDVEKEKVGGDDSVTEEGEGQEVTDRRDDGGERNGQERETENNEEEQVKGEGEERGKKGEETQKGEKRKSPTSPKQTLPQKAPPPPLAPKPSSIIYVNQMGVEQGSVLKTMETQRSSGQVDRERGTPDLSGLRRPTNSVSDSTDTPDRSSPGLSALPIVTAFSPKVVSGTLSNPVKTSSGAPSRSGDTSSGAPSRPGDTSSGAPSRPGDTSSGAPSRPGDTSSGAPSRPGDTSSGAPSRPGDTSSGAPSRPGDTSSGAPSRPGDTSSGAPSRPEDTSSGAPSGPGDTSSGASSRPGDTSSSAPSRPGDTSSSAPSRPGYTSSGAPSRPGDTSSGAPSRPGYTSSGAPSRPGYTSSGAPSRPGYTSSGAPSRPGYTSSGAPSRPGYTSSGAPSRPGDTSSDTTSTAIESSSDTLFTTEENVPTEISKATASVAGETS
- the LOC118372376 gene encoding uncharacterized protein LOC118372376 isoform X40, with translation MADQGISTPSVIGLVTIFCCIYGGQFVNAAGPSTTRYVITNGNVILNPGIRGGVLQEILWKHGVNKAVEWGTDGIQEFRDFKGRTSLNTTTGEITIRQLTKQLSGVYEAECMIGQKIQTFQQRVKVIDPVSQLEVTCELNGTMATIHCSAEGPLVEYRWSWPDHQGEMWSQEQNGQHYNIKSPESVSYTCEARNPVSEKTLTYSSNDCQGNPEIYIYTGICAGVLLVAVVVAVVVWLVKKCSKDLRSTGNASHLEEDREKAVAIRQAEIVEEENKLLLDEELKDRVSQINQTSEAVKTGDGEGEKKPLLDKARSTETDVIVSNIPFKLNNQNQVWGRESGKKQREEKEQNTESKQNMNVTLGTVTQDSVQTAPPKPPRSSLNYNSPYPQTLETQHSREHHGRGTDQSMAGYGTEREGAGDGQLMPQKVLILEEESGGKEEGTREDGEDVEKEKVGGDDSVTEEGEGQEVTDRRDDGGERNGQERETENNEEEQVKGEGEERGKKGEETQKGEKRKSPTSPKQTLPQKAPPPPLAPKPSSIIYVNQMGVEQGSVLKTMETQRSSGQVDRERGTPDLSGLRRPTNSVSDSTDTPDRSSPGLSALPIVTAFSPKVVSGTLSNPVKTSSGAPSRSGDTSSGAPSRPGDTSSGAPSRPGDTSSGAPSRPGDTSSGAPSRPGDTSSGAPSRPGDTSSGAPSRPGDTSSGAPSRPGDTSSGAPSRPGDTSSGAPSRPGDTSSDTTSTAIESSSDTLFTTEENVPTEISKATASVAGETS
- the LOC118372376 gene encoding uncharacterized protein LOC118372376 isoform X35, with the protein product MADQGISTPSVIGLVTIFCCIYGGQFVNAAGPSTTRYVITNGNVILNPGIRGGVLQEILWKHGVNKAVEWGTDGIQEFRDFKGRTSLNTTTGEITIRQLTKQLSGVYEAECMIGQKIQTFQQRVKVIDPVSQLEVTCELNGTMATIHCSAEGPLVEYRWSWPDHQGEMWSQEQNGQHYNIKSPESVSYTCEARNPVSEKTLTYSSNDCQGNPEIYIYTGICAGVLLVAVVVAVVVWLVKKCSKDLRSTGNASHLEEDREKAVAIRQAEIVEEENKLLLDEELKDRVSQINQTSEAVKTGDGEGEKKPLLDKARSTETDVIVSNIPFKLNNQNQVWGRESGKKQREEKEQNTESKQNMNVTLGTVTQDSVQTAPPKPPRSSLNYNSPYPQTLETQHSREHHGRGTDQSMAGYGTEREGAGDGQLMPQKVLILEEESGGKEEGTREDGEDVEKEKVGGDDSVTEEGEGQEVTDRRDDGGERNGQERETENNEEEQVKGEGEERGKKGEETQKGEKRKSPTSPKQTLPQKAPPPPLAPKPSSIIYVNQMGVEQGSVLKTMETQRSSGQVDRERGTPDLSGLRRPTNSVSDSTDTPDRSSPGLSALPIVTAFSPKVVSGTLSNPVKTSSGAPSRSGDTSSGAPSRPGDTSSGAPSRPGDTSSGAPSRPGDTSSGAPSRPGDTSSGAPSRPGDTSSGAPSRPGDTSSGAPSRPGDTSSGAPSRPEDTSSGAPSGPGDTSSGASSRPGDTSSSAPSRPGDTSSSAPSRPGYTSSGAPSRPGDTSSGAPSRPGDTSSDTTSTAIESSSDTLFTTEENVPTEISKATASVAGETS
- the LOC118372376 gene encoding uncharacterized protein LOC118372376 isoform X42 translates to MADQGISTPSVIGLVTIFCCIYGGQFVNAAGPSTTRYVITNGNVILNPGIRGGVLQEILWKHGVNKAVEWGTDGIQEFRDFKGRTSLNTTTGEITIRQLTKQLSGVYEAECMIGQKIQTFQQRVKVIDPVSQLEVTCELNGTMATIHCSAEGPLVEYRWSWPDHQGEMWSQEQNGQHYNIKSPESVSYTCEARNPVSEKTLTYSSNDCQGNPEIYIYTGICAGVLLVAVVVAVVVWLVKKCSKDLRSTGNASHLEEDREKAVAIRQAEIVEEENKLLLDEELKDRVSQINQTSEAVKTGDGEGEKKPLLDKARSTETDVIVSNIPFKLNNQNQVWGRESGKKQREEKEQNTESKQNMNVTLGTVTQDSVQTAPPKPPRSSLNYNSPYPQTLETQHSREHHGRGTDQSMAGYGTEREGAGDGQLMPQKVLILEEESGGKEEGTREDGEDVEKEKVGGDDSVTEEGEGQEVTDRRDDGGERNGQERETENNEEEQVKGEGEERGKKGEETQKGEKRKSPTSPKQTLPQKAPPPPLAPKPSSIIYVNQMGVEQGSVLKTMETQRSSGQVDRERGTPDLSGLRRPTNSVSDSTDTPDRSSPGLSALPIVTAFSPKVVSGTLSNPVKTSSGAPSRSGDTSSGAPSRPGDTSSGAPSRPGDTSSGAPSRPGDTSSGAPSRPGDTSSGAPSRPGDTSSGAPSRSGDTSSGAPSRPGDTSSGAPSRPGYTSSGAPSRPGDTSSDTTSTAIESSSDTLFTTEENVPTEISKATASVAGETS